CAGAGCCTCGGTCTCCCATGCATATAGCAACGCCTAGGCCAGCTTTTTCCATGCGGCCCGTCCCATTCAACAAAACTGAGAATTCTCGAGCGTCTCTGAGGGGGGTCCACGGTTCTTCATGCACAAGTGTATACACTGACCCTACTAAATTCAACACGTTACTCGGAAAGCCTTTGGAAATCAGATGGTCTGAAAGCGCGGAGCATAGCCGCTGTTTCTCCTCTTTAGAGAGGTCTCTTAACGCTCGCCACTTATCTCCATGTTTCGGCTTTATGCCGAGGCTGACGAGAAAGGCAAGGCTTTTGTCTTCTTCTCCGCTGATGCCTGGGAGAAAAGGGCTTGTTGTGTAGGCTAGGGCCTTGTGTATGGGGCGAGTTTCTCTACCGAAAAACATGAGGTCCTTCTCAACTTTCAAATATCCAACGGCTACAGCGTCGGCTACAATTTTCTCGTTTAACCCTCCTAACGCCCTTTGTTCATACTTGTCTTGTATGTCGCCCAACGCACCCACTACTGCTATGGCAGCCAAATCCCTATTCGCGTCATCTAGTGCACTAGCCACGAAATAAGCAACACCTGCACCGCTAATGTTTTTAGAGCCATCAATTCCATGAAGGTGAGGGTTCACTTGAAATATTTTTGCGATGGAGTCACCAATCGGTTGATGGTGATCTAAGATAACTATTCGATGATTGGAAAGATGCTCGCTTAAAACGTTCAGGTAGCCACTGCCTAAATCTGTCAGGATAGTAAGTGCAGGCTTATCAGAGGTTATGTCTGCCACAATTTTCTCGTCTACCCATTGTTGAATTCTGACACGGAAATTGGCCCCCAGCCTCGACAACGCTTTCCCGATAACGCCTGCTGCCGCTAAACCGTCAGCATCTAAATGGGAAACAACGTGAATAAATCCGTCTTCTTCGACGCATTTAGAAATAAGTTTTGCAGCCTTAGAAGCATCGCTTGTGAAAGCCTTTATGGCGTCTTCTCCTATCGCCATTTTCACCCCAAAATTTACTTAGACGATAGAAGCAGCCCTAGGTGCATATTTCCAGTCAGATGGTAGAACGCCTTTACGTTTGTAGTATTTGGACAATTTGTAAATCTTAGCCTCTACAACCTGCAACGCTCGTTTATTAGCTAAATCCATTTTGTTCTTCTCAAGGTGAGTGGAGAGCCCTGAAGCCTTCTTTAATAGCATTTCAAGGTCTTCCGGGATAGACGACGCCATCTCAGCTTCTGCTAGGATGCCGGTGATGCTTTTTCCTGTTATGGTTTTTGTCAGTGGGATGCCATGTTGATCTCGCAGTATGGTGCCTATTCTGCTGGGAGAATGCCCCTCTCTCGCCAATTTTATGACTATTGCTTCCACTTCTTCAGACTCGTATTTACACCATAAGGGGGGTCGCTTACTTACAGGACGTATCGAATGTGATCTTCCTTTTTCTTGCTTTGGCAACTATCTTACCTCCGAAAGCTCTTTCTAGGACACATTGCAGATATTTAAAACTTCTTAAACCTAAAAACTTGCCGTATACCATTCAGCGAATTTGCGAAAGGCTTTGGCTCGATGTGAATGTTGATTTTTTTCCTCTATAGTCATTCTGGCAAAAGTTTTCGATGAGTTCAAGGGTGTGAAAATGGGGTCAAAGCCGAACCCTTGGCTGCCACATTTTTCTTTAACGATTTTCCCTTCAACCTTACCGTGGAAGCATAATGCTTCATTCAAGGAAGGGCTTATGAAGGCAACGACTGATTCGAAATATGCGTTTCTGTTGGTTATGTTTCCCATCAGTTTCAGAACCCCATCGTTGCTGATTGTTCGGTAAACATACGAAGAGTAAGGACCTGGAAAATTTTTTAGTGCTTCGATGAATAGGCCTGCGTCTTCTACCATGATAGGTAGGTTGCATTTTTTAACTGCGTCTACAGCGCTTGCTTTCGCAACATTTTCTATGTTATCATCCTGAATTTCAACTGCACCAATTTTTTTCAGCATTGCCGTTGCTATCTTGTAGTCGCTTAGGACTCGACGAGCTTCACTAAACTTGTGAATGTTGCTTGTTACAATGAATGTCACTCTGCCTTTTATAAAATCGGTCATAGAACTCACGTAGTTTTAGTGCCTTTCATGCTTACTTTAAAGTATTTCTTCCAGTCAATTTGCACAATTTCCAATAAGTTTCCGTCGGGATCAAGAAAACTCGCCTCTCTGCTTCCCCAAGGCTCATTGTGAGGTTTTTTGACAGAATCTACACCTTTCTTCTTAAGTGTTCCATATACTGCTTCAACATCATCCACAAAGAACTCAACAGATGGCGCATCTTCTATACGTCCTTTTTCCTTTCTGCCGGGTCTAAGCCCGATTTCCACTCCGCCACATTGAAAGCCAGCGTAAGAAGAATATTCATACTTCTTGTTAAGCCCCAAAGTTTTTTCGTAAAAAGCAACAGCTTCCTTGAGATTGAATACAGCGAGAGTTATGCCCCAAATACTTTTAATCATTCTTCTACTTTCCTCCTTTCAGAAATATATCGCCCTCGCTTTTCAATCTCACCTATCTTTCCTAATACTTTTTTCGCCACTTCAACCCCAACAACTTTAGCGTAGCCTTCCAAAACGGCGTTGAAACATTCTTCAGCATAACGGAAATGGGTACTTTGAAATGCGCGCTTCATAAGATGAAGATCAACGCCTCTTAATTCCAGCTCAACAGTTTTTTCTCCAAGCCCAAAATCAACAAAAACCACTTTTCCACGGGGAGTTAATATCATGTTAGAAGTTGTAAGGTCGCCATGAATAATACTGTTGCAGTGAAGACGACCAATAAGTTCGCCAATGTGCCTGCTTAAGCTTTGACGTTCTTCAGAAGAAAGATTGTCTAAAATCTGTTTCACCTGTTTTCCTTCAACGAACTCCATGATAATATTCGAATCAGCTAGATCTACCATAAAAATTGTAGGAGTTAGGACTCCCGCCTTTTTCGCATGATGAAGAAGCTGAGATTCGTGAATGGTTCGGTAAGCGCGGATTTTTTCGTCTATTTCAGGAAGCCTATATTTTTTTGGGAGCCGTCGCTTCATAATCACTCTCCGCCCTTGCCAATCCTCGAGAAAAAGACTCGCCTCCGCCCCTTTCTTGACCAGCATACTATCCTTCAACCCATGGCGCTTCTACGTCCTCAAGTCTCCATTTCAATCGGACAAAACTCCTTTCAATAGGCGTAGTTAAGCCGTGCTTGTACGCAAGAATACCCGTCCAAGCAATCATAGCGCCGTTATCCAAGGCTAATCGTTTTGGAACTACACAAAAATGGCTGTCATGCTCATTAGCTATGGCATTTAACATGGCCTGCAACCGCTTGTTTGCACCCACTCCCCCAGTTAAAAGAACCTCCCGTTTCTCAGTATGTGCTAAAGCACGCTCAGTAACCTCAGTAAGCATAGAGAACGCCACTTCCTGCAAGCTATAACACAAGTCTTCAAGCCTGCATTCTCCACTCTTAAGAAGCCGAACCGCGGCTGTAAGAAGCCCACTGAAAGATAAATCCATGCCCTTAACACTATAAGGTAAGTCAACCAGCCTTTTTCCTCCGCGTGCAAGCTTCTCTACCATAGCGCCCAATGGCATCCCCTCATGTTGACGCTGTCCGGCCTCCCTCGCAAAAACATCCAAACAGTTGCCTACAGCAATGTCCAAAGTCTCACCAAAAACGCGATAACGACCAGCGTCAAACGCTGAAACTATCGTGTTTCCTCCAGAAACGTACAACGTAATAGGATCTAGAGCGCCGGTTGCAAGTTTGCCGATCTCAATGTGAGCCACGCAATGGTTAACACCCACCAACGAAACGTTAAGATAAGATGCCAAAGCTCGAGCGGCAGTTGCACCTGTGCGAAGACATGGTCCTAGACCAGGACCTTGCGAAAAAGCAACGATGGCGATGTCCTTCGGCCTTATGTCAGCTTTTTGAAAAGCTGTAGAAATGACTTCTCCAGCGACTTTTGCGTGATGCCTCGCAGCCTCCCGCGGATGGATGCCGCCCGTTTCAGGCATGAAAGCATCAATCACGTTTGCTAGAATGCTTCCCTCGAAGTTCAGTATTCCAACGCTGAAATCGTCTGCAGTTGCTTCTATACCAAGACAAAATTTCTGCGTTGAATTATGCCTTTGCACTTATTCCAACATCCAAACAGCCAATATACAATCTTTGAATTAAACACTTCTCGGTTTAATTTAAAGTGGTGGAATTTGAGTTTTCATATACATCTTTTTATTCTTAGACAACACTATTTTATGTGAAAGCTTTGAGGAAACCAAGAAATGCCGAAACGCAGTGACCTGGAGTATAAGGCTCTACAATTCATCGCCAACACTAGTGACGAGGGCGTACTTCAATCTGATTTGTGGCGCCAACTGGACGCCAGCAGCAGAGAAGGCTCTCGAATAGCCATCAAACTGGAAAACAAAGGGCTTATACGACGTGAGCGTGAACTTTTTCAAGGTCGATGGACTTACAGATTATATCCTAAAAGAAAGCCAGCGTCGATAAATTCTATAATTGATTGTCCATGCTTAAGCTGTCATGAAAGCATTCAATGCGGTGCCTACGGAGCTATCTCTCCAAATGATTGCGAGAAGCTTACTGAATGGCTTGCCAACTTAGTTCGAGAAGATGGTGGCTTGCAAGGTGACAGCTGAGTTTGCCTAAAGCATGGGTGAGAGAACGAAAACGAGATTATTATTACAGAAAGGCCAAAGAAGAAAAATACCGTTCTCGAGCAACCTACAAACTTCTGCAAGCAATAAGCAAATACCATTTTTTAGAAAAAGGTGACGTTGTTGTTGATTTAGGCGCTGCACCTGGTGGCTGGTTGCAGGCGTCTCGGAAAATTGTCGGAAAAGAGGGTTTTGTTCTAGGGGTTGACTTGAAAAGGATTAAACCCTTTGAAGCAGCTAATGTTCAAACCATCATCGGCGACATAACAGATTCTGAAACGCAGAAGCTGATTAGGAGTGCTTTACCCTCATTAGCAGATGCTGTTATTTCTGATGTTTCACCAAATGTTTCCGGAGTCTGGGAGGTTGATCATGCTCGACAAATAGATTTGGCTCGCGAATCTTTGACTCTTGCTTTAAGACTTCTCAAAGTTGATGGAAATTTTTTCGTGAAAGTGTTTCAGGGTGACATGTTTCAAGATTTTGTTGAAGAAGTTAAACAGCATTTTGCCAGGGTTGAAATAATGAAGCCTAAGGCAAGTCGAAAGAAGAGCGCCGAGATTTTTGTTCTTGGACTGGGGCTTGAAAAAAGAGTAGGTGCCCAGCCCTCAAATTCTTTTAATTATTCGCGTTTGTATTAAGGGTTAAATGTGTACATTACTATGTAAGGTTGGGTGAAAGCGAGTTGAAGGTTGTTGCAGCAGACTCGGGTGCAGCCTTACTGAACACTCGCTTTGAGCCATTGAAAATTGTTGCCGCGGCTGCTGTTCTCGTTGAACCACCTTACAGAGAAGCAAATCAATTCTTGGTTGAGCCAATTTTCGCTCCAGTAAAAAATGGGCATGGCTTAATAATTCACGAACTTGAGCTTTGTCGATTGTTGCTAAAAGAGGTTAGAGCCGATGTGGTCCACTTGGATATGTCTATAGGTGGATTATTAGTGGAAGAGATTTCGCCAATTCAGCTCAGAGGAAAAGCTCGCAGTAGCGTATTAAAGATTCTGCCGAAAATAAGAAAATTAGCAACCGACATTAAACGAGTTTATGGCATAGATGTATTAGCTATTGGAAAAGAGAGCGTTCCAGTGAGAATCGCAGAGTTAACTACTGGAGCTCACGCAGTTCTTTACGCTTGTGAAAAAGCTTTGAAAGAAGGTAGAGAACAGATTTTGGGTTTGCCCTCTAAATGCTATGCGAGGGTTATACAGAACACAGTTACGTTGCAGTCGCTCATAGCTGCTGAACACGATATTGCAGGGTACGCTGAAGATAACGGGGAAGTGTTGGAAAAAATCCGAATAGTGGAAATGTTGAATCCGTGTGCTAGAGGATTTCGAGCATTAAGAATAGTTCCTAAAGTGAGATAGTTAAATGATTGAAGTTATGGAAAAGCTTCAAACTGTAAGGTTTAACATGCAAACGAGAATCGTGATTACTGTAATCTTCTTTGTTGTTGCTTTGATTGTTACAGCTGTCGGAGTACTTGTTTTCAAAATTGACGTGCAAGAAGCACAGAGATTTAAGGAAGAAATTAAAGGAGAATTTGAACGATTCGATGACTTGAGGTTTATTTTTGGAAACAACTTAATTCACACCCTTATCATGTTTGTTCCCATCATCGGACCAGTTTGGGGGAGCTTTGTTCTCTTCAACACAGGCACGATAATCGCCATATTCGGCATCGCTGAGGGAACCCAACCGATCCTATATTTTCTGTTGTTTTTCTTGGTTCCTGTTTTTTGGCTTGAATTTGGTGTGTATTCTATCTCTATGGCTCAAAGCGTCATTCTGCTCTTGCAAATGTTACGACATCGTGGCAAGAAAGAAGCAGTGAGAACCTCCATACTCATTACAATATGCACTCTAATTTTGTTGCTTGCAGCTGTAGTTGAATGGATTATGTTAGATGTGATCAGAGGCTAAGCCTTACGTAGAAGACTGCATGCAGAAATGGCGTCATACTTTGGACTTTCTAACTTTGACAACTTCGAGACTCATGTTTAACGCTTTTACGCTGTGAGTAATTTCGCCAATGCTTAGAATGTCAACGCCTGCTGCCGCATACTCGAGAATATTCTTCTCAGTTATTCCACCACTTGCCTCAAGCAACACTTTGTTTCTAATTCCTTCCTTCGTTAAGATGGACACAGTTTCCTTTACTTTTTCAGAAGGAAAGTTGTCCAGCATAATTATATCAGCACCCGCTTCAGCTGCTTCCAAAGCATCCCTAACAGATGCTACTTCAACCTCCACTTTCTTAGAAAAAGAAACAGTTTCACAGGCTTTTCTCACAGCGTCGCCCACATTACCAACGATTTTTATGTGATTGTCTTTTATCAAAACCAAGTCGTCAAGATGCAACCGGTGTGTGTCACCACCGCCGAGGAAAACAGCTTTTTTGTCAAAATAACCAAGCCCAGGCGCTACTTTTCTTGTGCAAGCCACACGGGTCTTGTAGCCTGCTGCTTTGACTTTGCCTATCAAACGGTTTGTCGTGGTTGCTATTCCACTCATTCTGGAAAGTATGTTAAGGAGAGTCCGCTCTGCGGAAAGAAGAGTTTTGGCATCCCCAACAATGTGCAGAATAGAAGTTTGAGGTTTAACTTGCGTACCATCAGACGTTAAGGCGTTCGCCTGTAGATTGAGACTTTCACATAAGACCAATGCCTCTTCTATCCCGGCCACTAAGCCGCCTTCTTTCACAACAACTTCGGCTTCAACAATTGTATTCTTCGAAATTGTGAGATGAGTTGTTATGTCACCTTGCCCAACGTCTTCTTCCAAGAACCTGCGAAGTTTTTCTTCTAAAATCCGTTTAGGCAGAAACACGAGCCTTACCTCTTTCAGCTACCTCTATAGTTGTTTCGATAGCTTTTTCTAACCCATCTACATCCGAAACCTCTTTCTGAATTTTCATAGCTCTTTCCATGGAATACTTGTCCTCCACAATTTCTTTTATTACTGCCAGAAGAGTTTCTCTGTTGAGATTGTCTTGCTCAATCACTAGAGCAATGCCAAGCTTTACAGCTTTCTTAGCGTTGTTAAATTGTTCAGTGTGGCTTGGTGTGGGGATTAGGATTGTAGGTTTGCCATAACACATCGTCTGCAATATCGTTCCGTGGCCTGCTCGGGAAATTACAAGGTCGCATGCTTTCATGTATTCAAAACGGTTTGGAACCCATCCAAAAACTGTAAAGTTGCCATATCGAACCGGGGTTATATGGGATTTTGGGTATCCAAGGGACATAACGATTTGATAGTCATCTGGAAAATTCGTGAAAATTCTTTGGAGAATTTTTATAAGATAAGCTCGTTCTTTCAAAGGCCCACTGATGGGCGCAAAAATGACAGGTTTTTCGTCGTCCAAGCCGAGTTTTTTACGCAGTTCTTCCCTAGTCGGTAATGCATCTGGACGAAGGGATAGAATTGGACCAATGAGTTTTATTTTCTTTCTATAAGCTTTTGGGATACGTAGATTATCTGTAGAAATGGTGTAGGGCAACGGAAAATCCGGAATCAACACCTTAACTCCTGTCGTCCAAATCTTTCCGATAATTGCAAGGGTAATAGCATCTGCAAGTTTAGCTAGTCGCAAATAGTGGGTTTTTCGTGGAATGATTACTTGAAACTGGTTAAGTATGCAAATAGTTGGAATGCCTAGAATTCGCGCCGCAACGATAGGTGAAGCTCTTGAATCCGACACAACCACGTCCGGTTCAAAGGTTTCCATAACTTCAATTTCTTTGCCTACCTGTCCTAAAAAGTTGAAAGGAGCAACGAAGGGTCCTGGATTCAGAGCTGTTCTTCTAAAATCCACCGTTCCGTCAGGCTTAACTTTGAAATCCATAGGTGGAACCTCAACTGTAGAAAACCCTTCTTTGCGGACATAATCAACAGCATCGCGGTATGTTGAGAAAAAGATTTCTGTGCTTTCGTCTCTGTTCTGCAGTCCTCTTGCTATTGGGATGCAACGACCTGCATGTCCGAGACCGACACCGCAAGGAGCAAACTGGACTCGCATGAATTTATCTCCCGCCAAGTTCTTTTCGTTTTATTTTGCCTCTAGGGGTGTCTTCCTGAAAAACTATTGCTTGAAATTTATGGATTTTCGTCGTCTTTATTAGCCAATTGTCTGGGGGTAGGCCAGCTTTTATACAGCATTGACAGAGGAATTCTTCTTTATCCCAGTTGTATTCAACAGGTACTTGGGGTAATAAAAGACCTTTGTAGAATCCTCTTTCTACGATGAGGCCGTTCTTGCCTATCTTGATCCTTGATGGAAGGTGCCTCGGATCTTCAACTTCCACTAGTTTCGGGGGTGTAAGCACACTGACTTCAAAAATGACTTTGTCAAGTTCCTCAGAAGAAAGGGAGGAGAAACGTGGGTCTTGAGTTGCAGAACTGATGGCGCACTCTATAACAGCTTGCGCCAAGACAGTGGTTGGATAAGGGTAGCCTATGCATCCTTTTAATTTCTTTTTGCCATTTTTAAGGCTGTTTATAGTAACGAAAACCCCGCAGCGTTGCATCAGCTTGGCAGGTGTGTCTTTGGGCACATTGACGACTTTGCCCGTTTTTAGATGTTCCTGTACAGTTTTTCGGGCAAGCTTAACTAGGAACTCGCCTTCTTCTTGTGTGAGCTTGAATACCACCAGAATTCTCCTCAACTGAGAATTAATTGACTAATGTCTTGTGGACAGCCTTAAACTTATCCGTAAATATTTCCTAAGGCGTTGGGTTCTCTTCCAATACCTTGTTCCTTAGGATTCCTATACCTTCTATTTCTATCTCTATATCGTCACCGTCATGAAGAAATTTTGGTTTAGGCTTCATAGCGAACCCTACACCTGCAGGAGTCCCTGTTGCGATAATATCGCAGGGTTTTAACGTCATGACACAGCTAAGGTGATGCACGATTTCGAATACATCAAACACCATATTCTGGGTATTGGAATTTTGCCGTGGTTCCTTGTTGACCCATGTGCAAACTCGTAAATTGGCCGGGTTCTTTATCTGACTGGTAGTTGTGATGCATGGTCCGGTAGGTGCAAAAGTGTCGAAACTTTTTCCTCTGGTCCATTGTTTATCCTTAAACTGGATGTCCCGCGCGGAAACGTCGTTGAGAATTGTGTATCCAAAAATGCATGATTTGGCGTCGTTGACTGAGAAGTTTTTAGCCTCTTTGCCCACCACAATGGCTAACTCTGCTTCGTAGTCAAGTTGTTTCACGAATTTGGGCTTGACAATGTTTTCGTTGGGGCCTATTATGGTTGTATGAGGTTTCATAAAAATCACTGGTTCGTCAGGCGGGTTTTTACCCTGTTCTGCAGCATGGTCTTTATAGTTTAAACCTAGGCAAATAATCTTCGGCGGCATCGCAATTGGCGCCTGTAGTTTCACTTTGCCAAGAGGGAGCATGGCCTTTCCAAGACTTGTTCTTGGTGCATTTTGAATCAAATGTTCTATGCTGGGTTCTTCCATGCCTTGTGAGATTAGATTTTCAAGACTCGCTGGAAAAGGTTGTTCCAGCATTTTTGCTAAGATGGGCAAGCAAATTACTTGGTCTTTGTCTAAAATTCCATAGGACTTTATTTTTGAACTTGAGAAGCGAACTAGCTTCATCGATTTCACCTAGATAAGTTCGTCATATAATACATATCTTTCAAGGGGGAACTATCCCCAATCTAGTCACAGAAACGTCTTTGTTTTCCAATTCCTCAATGAATGGATTTATCCCCACAGAATCACTTGAGATGTGCCCGGTGATTACCAGGTTGCCTACACCATCAGCCTTCAATTTTTCAAGGTCTCCAGGGCTTACGTGAATGTAGATTAGCGTGTTTATTCCATGCTTGAAGTATGTTTTTGCGATTTCATAGCCCCCATTTGTTCCAGCCCCATGGGACACCACAATTTTTCCAGCTGGATTCGCTGCTTTTCCTAGACATATCTTGATGTCTGTAATTGCATTTTTGAATTCTGGCAGTTTCTCAAGGGCTGAAACAACATCTTCTACTGTGGAATCTTTCCAAGTTTCATGCTGAATATTGAGAGCCATAATTCGTCTTCCCATCTCATCCAAAGGCGTATGGACATTCATGTAAGGCATCTTCAGAAGTCGAGCCACATCCACTACAT
Above is a window of Candidatus Bathyarchaeota archaeon DNA encoding:
- a CDS encoding XTP/dITP diphosphatase, encoding MTDFIKGRVTFIVTSNIHKFSEARRVLSDYKIATAMLKKIGAVEIQDDNIENVAKASAVDAVKKCNLPIMVEDAGLFIEALKNFPGPYSSYVYRTISNDGVLKLMGNITNRNAYFESVVAFISPSLNEALCFHGKVEGKIVKEKCGSQGFGFDPIFTPLNSSKTFARMTIEEKNQHSHRAKAFRKFAEWYTASF
- a CDS encoding DHH family phosphoesterase; translation: MAIGEDAIKAFTSDASKAAKLISKCVEEDGFIHVVSHLDADGLAAAGVIGKALSRLGANFRVRIQQWVDEKIVADITSDKPALTILTDLGSGYLNVLSEHLSNHRIVILDHHQPIGDSIAKIFQVNPHLHGIDGSKNISGAGVAYFVASALDDANRDLAAIAVVGALGDIQDKYEQRALGGLNEKIVADAVAVGYLKVEKDLMFFGRETRPIHKALAYTTSPFLPGISGEEDKSLAFLVSLGIKPKHGDKWRALRDLSKEEKQRLCSALSDHLISKGFPSNVLNLVGSVYTLVHEEPWTPLRDAREFSVLLNGTGRMEKAGLGVAICMGDRGSALEQAETVLGDYRRTITKYLSWLMEEPGRIDELESIYVVRGGDFINEKVIGTLSSILSTSLPKLEKPIIAYAIADDEVVKVSARTLDVLTNKGLDLGEIMRLAAEKFGGSGGGHDIAAGAQVPIKDVDAFVELVDGLVKKWLEQIEAGS
- a CDS encoding transcriptional regulator produces the protein MPKRSDLEYKALQFIANTSDEGVLQSDLWRQLDASSREGSRIAIKLENKGLIRRERELFQGRWTYRLYPKRKPASINSIIDCPCLSCHESIQCGAYGAISPNDCEKLTEWLANLVREDGGLQGDS
- a CDS encoding 30S ribosomal protein S15, with the protein product MPKQEKGRSHSIRPVSKRPPLWCKYESEEVEAIVIKLAREGHSPSRIGTILRDQHGIPLTKTITGKSITGILAEAEMASSIPEDLEMLLKKASGLSTHLEKNKMDLANKRALQVVEAKIYKLSKYYKRKGVLPSDWKYAPRAASIV
- a CDS encoding stage II sporulation protein M, with amino-acid sequence MIEVMEKLQTVRFNMQTRIVITVIFFVVALIVTAVGVLVFKIDVQEAQRFKEEIKGEFERFDDLRFIFGNNLIHTLIMFVPIIGPVWGSFVLFNTGTIIAIFGIAEGTQPILYFLLFFLVPVFWLEFGVYSISMAQSVILLLQMLRHRGKKEAVRTSILITICTLILLLAAVVEWIMLDVIRG
- the kae1 gene encoding KEOPS complex N(6)-L-threonylcarbamoyladenine synthase Kae1; the encoded protein is MQRHNSTQKFCLGIEATADDFSVGILNFEGSILANVIDAFMPETGGIHPREAARHHAKVAGEVISTAFQKADIRPKDIAIVAFSQGPGLGPCLRTGATAARALASYLNVSLVGVNHCVAHIEIGKLATGALDPITLYVSGGNTIVSAFDAGRYRVFGETLDIAVGNCLDVFAREAGQRQHEGMPLGAMVEKLARGGKRLVDLPYSVKGMDLSFSGLLTAAVRLLKSGECRLEDLCYSLQEVAFSMLTEVTERALAHTEKREVLLTGGVGANKRLQAMLNAIANEHDSHFCVVPKRLALDNGAMIAWTGILAYKHGLTTPIERSFVRLKWRLEDVEAPWVEG
- a CDS encoding RlmE family RNA methyltransferase, with the protein product MPKAWVRERKRDYYYRKAKEEKYRSRATYKLLQAISKYHFLEKGDVVVDLGAAPGGWLQASRKIVGKEGFVLGVDLKRIKPFEAANVQTIIGDITDSETQKLIRSALPSLADAVISDVSPNVSGVWEVDHARQIDLARESLTLALRLLKVDGNFFVKVFQGDMFQDFVEEVKQHFARVEIMKPKASRKKSAEIFVLGLGLEKRVGAQPSNSFNYSRLY
- a CDS encoding DUF4152 family protein, producing MKVVAADSGAALLNTRFEPLKIVAAAAVLVEPPYREANQFLVEPIFAPVKNGHGLIIHELELCRLLLKEVRADVVHLDMSIGGLLVEEISPIQLRGKARSSVLKILPKIRKLATDIKRVYGIDVLAIGKESVPVRIAELTTGAHAVLYACEKALKEGREQILGLPSKCYARVIQNTVTLQSLIAAEHDIAGYAEDNGEVLEKIRIVEMLNPCARGFRALRIVPKVR
- a CDS encoding VOC family protein, whose protein sequence is MIKSIWGITLAVFNLKEAVAFYEKTLGLNKKYEYSSYAGFQCGGVEIGLRPGRKEKGRIEDAPSVEFFVDDVEAVYGTLKKKGVDSVKKPHNEPWGSREASFLDPDGNLLEIVQIDWKKYFKVSMKGTKTT
- the nadC gene encoding carboxylating nicotinate-nucleotide diphosphorylase, which produces MFLPKRILEEKLRRFLEEDVGQGDITTHLTISKNTIVEAEVVVKEGGLVAGIEEALVLCESLNLQANALTSDGTQVKPQTSILHIVGDAKTLLSAERTLLNILSRMSGIATTTNRLIGKVKAAGYKTRVACTRKVAPGLGYFDKKAVFLGGGDTHRLHLDDLVLIKDNHIKIVGNVGDAVRKACETVSFSKKVEVEVASVRDALEAAEAGADIIMLDNFPSEKVKETVSILTKEGIRNKVLLEASGGITEKNILEYAAAGVDILSIGEITHSVKALNMSLEVVKVRKSKV
- a CDS encoding TIGR00296 family protein, with translation MVFKLTQEEGEFLVKLARKTVQEHLKTGKVVNVPKDTPAKLMQRCGVFVTINSLKNGKKKLKGCIGYPYPTTVLAQAVIECAISSATQDPRFSSLSSEELDKVIFEVSVLTPPKLVEVEDPRHLPSRIKIGKNGLIVERGFYKGLLLPQVPVEYNWDKEEFLCQCCIKAGLPPDNWLIKTTKIHKFQAIVFQEDTPRGKIKRKELGGR
- a CDS encoding fumarylacetoacetate hydrolase family protein, whose amino-acid sequence is MKLVRFSSSKIKSYGILDKDQVICLPILAKMLEQPFPASLENLISQGMEEPSIEHLIQNAPRTSLGKAMLPLGKVKLQAPIAMPPKIICLGLNYKDHAAEQGKNPPDEPVIFMKPHTTIIGPNENIVKPKFVKQLDYEAELAIVVGKEAKNFSVNDAKSCIFGYTILNDVSARDIQFKDKQWTRGKSFDTFAPTGPCITTTSQIKNPANLRVCTWVNKEPRQNSNTQNMVFDVFEIVHHLSCVMTLKPCDIIATGTPAGVGFAMKPKPKFLHDGDDIEIEIEGIGILRNKVLEENPTP
- a CDS encoding Kae1-associated kinase Bud32 yields the protein MLVKKGAEASLFLEDWQGRRVIMKRRLPKKYRLPEIDEKIRAYRTIHESQLLHHAKKAGVLTPTIFMVDLADSNIIMEFVEGKQVKQILDNLSSEERQSLSRHIGELIGRLHCNSIIHGDLTTSNMILTPRGKVVFVDFGLGEKTVELELRGVDLHLMKRAFQSTHFRYAEECFNAVLEGYAKVVGVEVAKKVLGKIGEIEKRGRYISERRKVEE